The following are encoded in a window of Gramella sp. MT6 genomic DNA:
- a CDS encoding acetyltransferase, with translation MIIIGAKGHAKEIFEIFKESELSEALYFFDDINKDDTKTLFNCRILKNLLEVKNIFSENKSFCLGIGKPQLRSLLAEKLIKQGGIMESVISQRALVAQSSVIDSGVNLMPFSAVYNCTKIGKGALINSFASIHHDCIVGNFTEVSPGSRVLGRSKIGAFCSLGANSVVLPKIEICDNVTIGAGAVVTKSILHEGTYVGIPAKKIT, from the coding sequence ATGATAATAATTGGAGCAAAGGGACACGCTAAAGAAATATTTGAAATATTTAAGGAAAGTGAATTATCAGAAGCTCTTTATTTTTTCGATGATATAAACAAAGATGATACTAAAACCTTATTTAATTGTAGAATATTAAAGAATTTGTTGGAGGTAAAAAATATCTTTTCCGAAAATAAAAGTTTTTGTTTAGGAATTGGAAAACCTCAATTAAGGTCATTATTAGCTGAAAAGTTAATTAAACAAGGAGGAATCATGGAATCTGTGATTTCTCAACGTGCTTTAGTTGCACAATCCAGTGTTATTGATTCAGGAGTTAATCTGATGCCCTTTTCAGCTGTTTATAATTGTACAAAAATTGGTAAGGGAGCACTAATTAATTCTTTTGCTAGCATTCATCATGATTGCATTGTGGGCAATTTTACAGAGGTTTCACCAGGGAGTAGGGTTTTAGGGAGGAGCAAAATAGGAGCTTTCTGTTCCTTAGGTGCAAACTCGGTAGTTCTTCCAAAAATAGAAATTTGTGATAATGTAACTATTGGGGCAGGAGCCGTAGTCACAAAATCTATCTTACATGAAGGAACATATGTTGGTATACCGGCTAAAAAAATAACTTAA
- a CDS encoding sulfotransferase has protein sequence MNELSFFFKIFRHRYLNKYLLKNRQKIFCIGKNKTGTTSLRQAFLEFGLVVGYQRDAEKLLKSYINNDFNEIIKYCKTAQAFQDIPFSLPKTYKVLDSEFPDAKFILTIRDNPDQWYSSAIRFYTKKFGSGNIPTKTDLQNAEYVYKGWMWEENRETYDTSENDIYNKELMVKQYISYNAEVISYFSDRPDKLLIINVSEKNSYQKLAKFLNVQTDKVNFPWKNKTDE, from the coding sequence ATGAATGAACTTTCTTTTTTTTTTAAAATTTTCAGGCATAGATATTTAAATAAATATCTACTAAAAAATCGACAGAAAATTTTTTGTATAGGCAAGAATAAAACCGGTACTACTTCTTTGCGTCAGGCTTTCTTAGAGTTTGGATTGGTTGTTGGATACCAAAGAGATGCTGAAAAATTATTAAAGTCTTATATAAATAACGATTTTAACGAAATCATAAAGTATTGTAAAACTGCGCAGGCATTCCAAGATATTCCTTTTAGTTTGCCAAAAACATATAAAGTTTTAGATAGTGAATTTCCTGATGCTAAATTTATTTTAACAATTAGGGATAATCCTGATCAGTGGTACTCTTCTGCAATAAGGTTCTACACTAAAAAATTTGGTAGCGGAAATATTCCAACTAAGACTGATTTACAGAATGCAGAGTATGTTTATAAAGGCTGGATGTGGGAAGAAAATAGAGAAACTTACGATACTTCAGAAAATGATATTTACAATAAAGAATTGATGGTAAAACAGTATATATCATATAACGCAGAAGTGATTTCCTATTTCAGCGACCGGCCTGATAAGCTTTTAATTATAAATGTATCGGAGAAAAACTCATACCAGAAATTAGCTAAATTTCTCAATGTTCAAACTGACAAGGTGAATTTTCCTTGGAAAAATAAAACGGATGAATAA
- the rfbA gene encoding glucose-1-phosphate thymidylyltransferase RfbA, producing MKGIILAGGTGSRLFPITIAVSKQLLPVYDKPMIYYPLSVLMLAGIKDILFITTPHDQESFKKLLGDGSHIGCNFEYEIQDEPNGLAEAFIIGEKFIGKDKVALVLGDNIFYGNEFGKLLRSKTDVKGASIFAYPVKDPQRYGVVEFDKNKKAISIEEKPDRPKSQYAVPGLYFYDNKVIEYAKKVRPSARGEKEISSLNKIYLEKGELEVGVMTRGMTWFDTGTVESLDDASEFIRVLQNRQSTMIGNIEEVAFQRNMIELEDLKKSSERYGKSKYGQYLKEIASMGLSK from the coding sequence ATGAAAGGAATTATTTTAGCAGGAGGTACTGGATCTCGTTTATTTCCAATAACAATAGCCGTAAGTAAGCAATTATTACCGGTTTATGACAAGCCTATGATTTATTATCCTTTATCCGTTTTAATGCTAGCAGGGATTAAGGATATACTTTTTATTACTACCCCCCATGACCAGGAATCATTTAAAAAACTTTTAGGTGACGGATCTCATATTGGATGTAATTTTGAGTATGAGATTCAGGATGAACCAAATGGATTAGCTGAAGCATTTATAATCGGGGAGAAATTTATCGGTAAAGATAAGGTAGCGTTGGTTTTGGGAGATAATATATTTTATGGAAATGAATTTGGAAAACTTCTGAGAAGTAAAACAGATGTCAAGGGCGCTTCGATTTTTGCATATCCAGTGAAGGATCCTCAACGCTATGGAGTAGTTGAATTTGATAAGAATAAGAAAGCCATAAGTATTGAAGAAAAACCTGATAGACCTAAATCTCAATATGCGGTTCCGGGATTATATTTCTATGATAACAAGGTAATCGAATATGCTAAGAAAGTAAGGCCATCTGCCAGAGGTGAAAAAGAAATTTCTTCATTAAATAAAATCTATCTGGAAAAGGGAGAATTAGAAGTTGGTGTTATGACGAGGGGAATGACTTGGTTTGATACTGGCACGGTAGAATCTTTAGATGATGCAAGTGAATTTATTAGGGTTTTACAGAATAGGCAGAGTACGATGATAGGGAATATTGAAGAGGTAGCATTTCAAAGAAATATGATAGAACTAGAAGATCTGAAAAAGTCTTCGGAAAGATATGGGAAATCTAAATACGGGCAGTACTTAAAGGAAATTGCTTCAATGGGATTAAGTAAATAA
- a CDS encoding DegT/DnrJ/EryC1/StrS family aminotransferase — protein sequence MNKTIPVTKTFFPPQDEYVNQLSRIWENEWLTNRGELVRELESKLTKYLCVENIILTTNGTLPLQISLKALGLKGEVITTPFSYVATTSSIVWENCKPIFVDIDPEYLTIDEEKIEEAITEKTTAILATHVFGNACNIEEIERIANKYDLKVIYDAAHCFGVNYNGKSIFQYGDVSTCSFHATKIFHTAEGGAMFTNDSKLNHKLFYSHNFGHNGPTDFFGLGINAKMSELQAAMGLTVLPYMNDIIQERKAIVDFYDENLNFGKIRKIKLRSGLNWNYSYYPIIVDSEANLLRLITSMNEVNVFPRRYFYPSLNNLSYINYNPLEISESIASRIICLPLYSGLKVESLEIIKKIINNDNNWSKGTR from the coding sequence ATGAATAAGACAATCCCTGTAACAAAAACATTTTTTCCTCCACAGGATGAATATGTAAATCAATTATCAAGAATATGGGAAAATGAATGGTTGACAAACCGAGGTGAGTTAGTACGTGAACTTGAGAGTAAGCTGACTAAATATTTATGTGTTGAAAATATTATTTTAACCACCAATGGGACATTACCTCTACAAATAAGTCTAAAGGCTCTTGGCCTTAAGGGTGAGGTTATAACTACGCCTTTTAGTTATGTTGCCACTACATCTTCAATTGTCTGGGAGAACTGCAAACCTATATTTGTAGATATAGATCCTGAATATTTAACGATAGATGAAGAAAAAATCGAAGAAGCAATTACGGAAAAAACAACCGCCATTCTAGCAACTCATGTTTTTGGCAACGCTTGTAATATTGAAGAAATTGAAAGAATTGCAAATAAATATGACTTAAAGGTAATCTATGATGCAGCTCATTGTTTTGGTGTAAATTATAATGGAAAAAGTATTTTTCAATACGGAGATGTTAGTACCTGTAGTTTCCATGCAACAAAAATTTTTCATACAGCTGAAGGGGGAGCTATGTTTACAAATGATAGTAAATTAAATCACAAGCTTTTTTATAGTCATAATTTCGGGCATAATGGACCAACAGATTTTTTCGGTTTAGGTATTAATGCTAAAATGAGTGAGTTGCAAGCAGCTATGGGACTAACCGTTTTGCCATACATGAATGATATAATCCAAGAGCGGAAAGCAATCGTAGATTTTTATGATGAAAATTTGAACTTTGGTAAAATAAGAAAGATAAAATTAAGATCAGGGTTGAATTGGAATTATAGTTATTATCCGATAATAGTTGATTCAGAGGCTAATTTATTACGTCTAATTACTTCAATGAATGAAGTAAATGTTTTTCCAAGGCGTTATTTCTATCCTTCACTAAATAATTTATCTTATATTAATTATAATCCTTTAGAAATTTCTGAATCTATAGCCTCTCGCATAATTTGCCTACCATTATATTCAGGTTTAAAAGTTGAATCACTTGAGATAATAAAAAAAATTATTAATAATGATAATAATTGGAGCAAAGGGACACGCTAA
- a CDS encoding lipopolysaccharide biosynthesis protein: MLKNFIRNLQSSQNLTSLFWAFTNTFSIQLLSFIITIVLARVLSPEDFGVIAMIAVFIAVGRELKDSGMTSSLIRSKDHNQIDLNVVYFSNLALSIFIYIIIYFSAPLVARFYEKDILISVLRLFALVIPIGTIGSIQSTLLTKEMKFKTKLRITVPSLIIGGVVAIILALNDFGVWSLVWMNILQTSINSLQLWFYRRWMPTFDWDWRILKHHFNFGVNLTFSNLLNVVYKNIYSIIIGKFFSASILGFYDRANSLKQLPVNNVTSALTKVTYPVFAKIQDENSKLKGYYKLIIQEIIFILMPILGIAAILAKPLFLIVLGEKWLPAVPYFQILTLVGLLYPINGYNLNILKVKGRTDIYFKLSMVKKVIELGLIFIGINFGIYGLLVSQIVIAFLSLFINSYYSGKFIGYTLYEQFIDVKPIVFLNTVLLIIFFAFYHYKLNNLNDYLLLALYPIIYVFIYTFFASYFKFEALQYLKTKFFNN; encoded by the coding sequence ATGTTGAAAAATTTCATTCGAAATTTACAAAGCTCCCAAAATTTAACATCTTTATTTTGGGCGTTTACCAACACCTTTAGTATACAGCTCTTAAGTTTCATTATTACAATTGTTTTAGCGAGGGTTCTTTCTCCAGAAGATTTCGGAGTTATTGCTATGATTGCAGTTTTTATAGCTGTAGGAAGGGAGTTAAAAGACTCTGGAATGACCTCATCCTTAATTAGGTCGAAGGATCATAATCAAATTGATTTAAATGTAGTTTACTTTTCCAATTTAGCTCTCTCTATTTTTATCTACATTATCATTTATTTTTCCGCACCCCTAGTTGCTCGATTTTATGAAAAAGATATTTTAATATCCGTTTTAAGATTATTTGCCTTAGTAATTCCTATCGGGACTATCGGTAGTATACAAAGTACTCTGCTTACTAAGGAAATGAAATTCAAAACTAAATTGAGAATTACTGTTCCATCGTTAATTATTGGAGGGGTTGTGGCTATTATTCTTGCCTTAAATGATTTTGGAGTCTGGAGTTTAGTTTGGATGAATATTTTACAAACCTCTATTAATTCTCTCCAACTTTGGTTTTACAGAAGATGGATGCCGACATTCGATTGGGACTGGAGAATTTTGAAACATCACTTTAATTTTGGAGTAAATTTGACTTTTTCAAATTTATTGAACGTGGTTTACAAGAATATATATTCAATTATAATAGGTAAATTTTTTTCAGCATCAATATTAGGCTTCTATGACAGAGCAAACTCTTTAAAACAATTACCAGTAAATAATGTTACATCAGCTCTTACAAAGGTCACATATCCTGTCTTTGCAAAGATACAAGATGAAAATTCCAAGCTTAAAGGTTATTATAAACTTATTATTCAGGAAATCATATTTATTCTAATGCCAATATTGGGAATAGCTGCAATCTTAGCAAAACCTTTATTTTTAATCGTTTTAGGTGAAAAATGGTTGCCTGCTGTTCCTTATTTTCAAATTTTAACTTTGGTAGGTTTACTATATCCAATTAATGGCTATAATCTTAATATTTTAAAAGTAAAGGGAAGAACCGATATATATTTCAAGTTGTCTATGGTTAAAAAAGTAATTGAATTGGGGCTTATTTTTATTGGTATTAATTTTGGGATTTATGGGTTATTGGTTAGCCAAATTGTCATAGCATTTCTTAGTTTATTCATTAATTCATATTATTCAGGTAAATTCATAGGTTATACATTATATGAGCAATTTATAGATGTAAAGCCAATAGTATTTTTGAATACGGTATTATTAATTATCTTTTTTGCCTTCTATCATTACAAGTTAAATAACCTTAATGATTATTTGTTGCTAGCTTTGTATCCAATAATTTATGTATTCATTTATACATTCTTCGCATCCTATTTCAAATTTGAAGCTTTACAATATTTAAAAACAAAATTTTTTAATAATTGA